The DNA region GCAAGGTCCACTATATCGTCCTTAAGAACCTCGCGCGCTTTTGAGAGTTCGTCCTTCACGGTATCCTTTGCGGCCAGGATCAGCTTCTGCGCCTGGGCCTCGGCGCTCTTCTCTATTTCGGCGGCAACGCCTTTACCCTCGGCTATCGCCTCCTGCATCTTCGCTCGCGCGGCGTCTTCTATCTTCGTGAGCTTCGCCTCGTATTCGCCCCTCAGCTTAACGGTCTGGGCCTTCGCGTCCTCGATCCCCTTGAATTCGGACGCGATCCGCTCCTTGCGGTCATCCAGTATCTTAAGGAACTTTTTCCAGACAAGAAGGCGCAGCAGGACGAAGAGTATAAGGAAACTCACGACCTGAGCGACTATCTGGCTTGCGCTTAAAAGTTTGAATAATTCCATTGTAAACTCATTTCCGGGTTTAGTTGTAAGTGGTAAGTTTTAAGTTGTAAACACTGATTTATTACAGCATACCACTTACAGCTTATAACTTACAACTTACGACTTTTTTTAGATTTTCCCCGCCAGGCCGAATACGAAGACGAGCGCGTATATCGTAAGAGCCTCGATAAAGGCGCAGCCCGTCGCCATATTTATTAATATCTTCGTCGACGCCTCCGGCTGCCTGGACGTCGCGTCCATCGCGGCTGCGACGGCCTTACCCAACGCTATCGCCGAACCGAACCCCACAAGCCCCAATCCAAGCGGAAGGCCTATAGACAACACTGCCTTATAATCCATGTTCCACCCCCGATTTGTTGTAATTTCACTCTGACAAATCGTCCCGAGCCATTGTAATCTAACTCATGTGGCGAGGGACTACATCTTTAACTACACTATTTTAAGCCTCTTCGTGCGACAATACAAGCGCGAAGTATATAGTCGTCAGCAGACAGAATACGACGGCCTGCACTACCGACGCCAGTATCGCGATAAGGCTGTTAAAGAACAAGAGCGGGACGCCCTTAACGCCGAAGCCGGATATGAAAGCGAGCAGCATATCGTCTCCCCATATGTTGCTCCTGAGACGGAGCGAGAGGCTTATCGGCCTTATCAGTTCGCCTACTATATGGAGGAATAGCATCATAACAGGCGTGAATATCGTAAAGGCCACTATCCCGCGAGGCTTGCCTAAAAGGTGGTCTATATAGCCGAGGAAGCCGAGTTCTTTGATGCCGGCGTATTGGATATAGAAAAAGACGCAGATCGCGAGCGCCAGCGTTATGGACCAGCTAGTCGTAGATGATTTCATCAGCGGAATAAGGCCGGATAGATTCATGAAGAGGATATATATGAACAGGGTCCCGATAAAAGGAGTATACTTCCTGCCTTTGGGGCCTATTATGCCGCAGACGAAATCGTCCACCCCGCCGACGAACAGTTCGCAGGCAGCCTGAAGCCTCCCGGGGACCATGGCCTTTTTCCTCGACGCGAAAAAGGCTATTATCGTTATGACGCCGACGATAAAGACGGAGAATATGATATTTTCCCACGCCAGCAGGAACTCTTTAGCGGGAGTCCCTTCGAGCGAATCGGCAATGAGCGATACTAAATTCGGCGACTCAGTCATTTAACCCTTCTTCTCCGCCTGCAGAGCTGCCTTGACTATCTTGACCGTCTCCGCGACGCTTCCGATGAAACCCAGTGTTATGAAAATAAGCGACACGTAGGACGGCGATCCAAATCTCTTCTCCAGGTAATCCCCCAGGAAATATCCGCCCAGCGGGCCTGCGGCCATGACAAAAGGCAGAAAAGAGAGGAGCCCTCCTATCTTTATCCACCTGTATACGCCGCTCCTTCGCTTTCCGTCAATCGCCATAGGTTTATCCGGTCTTTAGTTCACGCGGACAGGCATTATGATGAACGGTATGCCTTTCTGGTGAAGCCTGCGCTGGACCGCGAAAGTAGTATGGTTATAGAACATCCTGGTGAATATCGTATCCTGGGCGAATACTATCTGGCCTCCGAAAAATACGGTCCGGGGATACTCTTCGAATATCTTAATGGCGATATCCGACAGTTCATCCGCCACATCCGTGCCGTAAGTGGAAAAACCTTTGGCGTAGTAACCCTGTTTCTTCATATATCCCACATAACGGTCTAAACCTTTTACGACATGGTGTTTGAGCTTCTCTATATCTTCCGCGCCTTTAAAGTTACCCGCGCCGACTACGCCCGCCTCGAGAAAGAAGAAGTTCTTGAAACTGCTGCCGAAAAGGTGCATCACATTGAAAAGGGTATGAAGCCCCATGCCGTTAAACCCCGTGACGAGGATGACCGCGGTCTTCGACTCCGGGTCATACTTGGGCGCTGCGCCGTTCTCCAACGCGAGCCCCTGTGAGCATTCAGGTTTCGGAAGATCGGTGACATTTATAAGAGTGTCGAGACGCTTCAGGAGGGTCAACGTCCCGTTGTAGTAGCGTTTTATCGTCATGGCCAGCGCTACGAGAGAGCCTGTGATAAAGATAGTGACCCAGCCTCCTTCATGAAATTTAATAATTATGATGGACATAAGGATAAAAGCGGTCATCGCCAACCCCAGGCCGTTTATACATATCTTCTTCAGCCAACGCTTGATCTTGTTCCTCTTCCTCCACCAATAACGCACCATGCCGAGCTGGGACAGGAAAAACGTGATGAAGACGTTTATACTGTAAAGAACGACGAGATATTTCACCGAACCGCGGCTTGCGATCATCAATACGATCGACGCGGTGCCCATCAGGAGTATGCCGTTCTGCGCGACGAATCGTTCGCTTAAAAGCGCGAACTGGAACGGGAACCACCGGTCCTGCGCCATATTGGATATGACCCGGGGGCCGTCCAGGAAACCCGTCTGGGCCGCGACAAAAAGAAGGACCGCTTCGGAAAAAAGCGTAACTAAAACGAAGATAGAGC from Candidatus Omnitrophota bacterium includes:
- the atpB gene encoding F0F1 ATP synthase subunit A, encoding MTESPNLVSLIADSLEGTPAKEFLLAWENIIFSVFIVGVITIIAFFASRKKAMVPGRLQAACELFVGGVDDFVCGIIGPKGRKYTPFIGTLFIYILFMNLSGLIPLMKSSTTSWSITLALAICVFFYIQYAGIKELGFLGYIDHLLGKPRGIVAFTIFTPVMMLFLHIVGELIRPISLSLRLRSNIWGDDMLLAFISGFGVKGVPLLFFNSLIAILASVVQAVVFCLLTTIYFALVLSHEEA
- the atpF gene encoding F0F1 ATP synthase subunit B; its protein translation is MELFKLLSASQIVAQVVSFLILFVLLRLLVWKKFLKILDDRKERIASEFKGIEDAKAQTVKLRGEYEAKLTKIEDAARAKMQEAIAEGKGVAAEIEKSAEAQAQKLILAAKDTVKDELSKAREVLKDDIVDLAIEVAEKVVQEKLTEKTDRKMVEEFLEGVEKK
- a CDS encoding AtpZ/AtpI family protein, producing MAIDGKRRSGVYRWIKIGGLLSFLPFVMAAGPLGGYFLGDYLEKRFGSPSYVSLIFITLGFIGSVAETVKIVKAALQAEKKG
- a CDS encoding ATP synthase F0 subunit C; the encoded protein is MDYKAVLSIGLPLGLGLVGFGSAIALGKAVAAAMDATSRQPEASTKILINMATGCAFIEALTIYALVFVFGLAGKI
- a CDS encoding APC family permease; its protein translation is MDDQPEPSLFKKIKGLLIGKARSLQEPNLFHKISLVAFFAWVGLGSDGLSSCCYGPEEAFLALKSHMFLGIFVALATAVTIFVISYSYSQIIELFPHGGGGYLVASKLLSPTTGMVSGCALIIDYVLTITISIASGADALFSFLPREWYPYRLAFAVVIVFVMILLNMRGVKESILPLVPIFLAFIITHVFAVVYGFITHASDLGAVAGATVADVRSATAEVGVVGVLILIMRAYSMGAGTFTGIEATSNGVPFLREPQVETAKKTMKYMAVSLAFLAVGLMLGYLFYKVQHQPGKTLNAVLFENMTANWGDIGSIFVLVTLFSEAVLLFVAAQTGFLDGPRVISNMAQDRWFPFQFALLSERFVAQNGILLMGTASIVLMIASRGSVKYLVVLYSINVFITFFLSQLGMVRYWWRKRNKIKRWLKKICINGLGLAMTAFILMSIIIIKFHEGGWVTIFITGSLVALAMTIKRYYNGTLTLLKRLDTLINVTDLPKPECSQGLALENGAAPKYDPESKTAVILVTGFNGMGLHTLFNVMHLFGSSFKNFFFLEAGVVGAGNFKGAEDIEKLKHHVVKGLDRYVGYMKKQGYYAKGFSTYGTDVADELSDIAIKIFEEYPRTVFFGGQIVFAQDTIFTRMFYNHTTFAVQRRLHQKGIPFIIMPVRVN